In the Nocardioides ginsengisegetis genome, one interval contains:
- a CDS encoding phage major capsid protein translates to MAITAATKLSDFSGFLNREQSEAIFNTAYQSSVVQQLTRRVPLGISGKSIPVVTGKVTAGWVAEGAQKPASSGSMALKTMDPKKLAAIAVVSAEVVRANPGGYMDVLRPQIAEAFALAFDAAALHGTSSPFSTNIDTGSSSQEFTGTAPAFTAVYDDLNAGLRTLVNAGKKPNGWAFDSRMEPEFNAAKDSQGRPIFLDATYTDEAGLIQRGKLLGRKAFLGDGVYAATPKIYGYLGDWSQAAWGAVGEISYSVSTEATVTINGTLTSLWENNLVAILAEAEYGWLVNDAASFVKYTNAA, encoded by the coding sequence ATGGCGATCACCGCCGCAACCAAGCTCTCCGACTTCTCTGGGTTCCTGAACCGCGAGCAGTCCGAGGCCATCTTCAACACGGCCTACCAGTCGTCTGTCGTGCAGCAGCTCACCCGCCGCGTGCCGCTCGGCATCTCCGGCAAGTCCATCCCCGTCGTCACCGGCAAGGTCACCGCCGGCTGGGTTGCGGAAGGCGCGCAGAAGCCCGCCTCGAGCGGCAGCATGGCCCTCAAGACGATGGACCCGAAGAAGCTCGCCGCGATCGCGGTGGTCTCCGCTGAGGTCGTGCGTGCCAACCCGGGTGGCTACATGGACGTCCTGCGTCCGCAGATCGCAGAGGCGTTCGCCCTCGCGTTCGACGCCGCGGCCCTGCACGGCACCTCGAGCCCGTTCTCGACCAACATCGACACGGGTTCCTCGTCGCAGGAGTTCACCGGCACGGCCCCCGCGTTCACCGCCGTCTACGACGACCTGAACGCCGGTCTCCGCACGCTGGTCAACGCCGGCAAGAAGCCCAACGGCTGGGCGTTCGACTCCCGCATGGAGCCGGAGTTCAACGCCGCGAAGGACTCGCAGGGTCGTCCGATCTTCCTCGACGCGACCTACACCGACGAGGCCGGCCTGATCCAGCGCGGCAAGCTGCTGGGCCGCAAGGCGTTCCTGGGTGACGGCGTCTACGCCGCCACGCCGAAGATCTACGGCTACCTCGGCGACTGGTCGCAGGCCGCCTGGGGCGCCGTGGGCGAGATCTCCTACAGCGTCTCCACCGAGGCCACCGTGACCATCAACGGCACGCTGACCTCCCTGTGGGAGAACAACCTCGTCGCCATCCTCGCGGAGGCCGAGTACGGCTGGCTCGTCAACGACGCTGCCAGCTTCGTGAAGTACACCAACGCCGCCTGA